The Streptomyces sp. NL15-2K genome contains a region encoding:
- a CDS encoding ATP-binding protein, producing the protein MRNRLQLLLQAMLVLVASLLGIVTNYATSENEAPWLLHLLQQVAIPAIGLLIVTMVVMQIVVHRLENPAPPPTDWPHDRVPYPGLDAFVEDEAAVFFGRENQSEDLTRRLHAPQNQPVDRFLVLVGASGSGKSSLVRAGVLPRLRVRRWSILPAFSPGPNPLGALASAISTAGGEHESAGAVLRRLRQDPASVPAELARLRGSRFRHMLVVVDQFEEIITLAGERERAQFLEALHACVTQDARIRVLATLRVEFLGQLLGTRHAELFQHPVAIGALGRNQLAQVVERPGALVGLSFAPGVVEAFVNDVGTDDALPLLAYLLQELYFASGPGETVSEELYHSLGGVAGALARQADDTVSELGCGDDGIDFVLKVLLRFVTVQGQEVARRRVPLAELTAQERRVVDAFVDARLLMSDVHAGQDPYAQVTHEALFRQWAPLRQEVEAHTEQLRQRAELERWAEDWDRSGRSPDYLLTGERLTLARRWLQALQETGQASGTAQSLVEFSQRRDLAFCAASRTASGSTRSAPRNCNRSTRCC; encoded by the coding sequence ATGAGGAACCGCCTCCAGCTGTTGCTCCAGGCAATGCTGGTGCTCGTCGCAAGCCTGCTGGGGATCGTCACCAACTACGCCACCAGCGAGAACGAAGCCCCGTGGCTCCTGCATCTGCTCCAGCAGGTTGCCATCCCGGCCATCGGCTTGCTGATCGTCACGATGGTGGTGATGCAGATCGTGGTCCATCGGCTGGAGAACCCTGCTCCTCCGCCGACGGACTGGCCCCACGACCGGGTCCCGTACCCCGGGCTGGATGCCTTCGTGGAGGACGAGGCCGCGGTCTTCTTCGGCAGGGAGAACCAGTCCGAGGATCTGACGCGGCGGCTGCACGCACCGCAGAACCAGCCCGTCGACAGGTTTCTCGTGCTCGTCGGGGCCTCGGGGAGCGGGAAATCGTCGCTCGTGAGAGCGGGGGTGTTGCCGCGGCTGCGCGTCCGGCGGTGGTCGATCCTGCCCGCCTTCTCGCCGGGCCCCAATCCGCTTGGGGCGTTGGCCTCCGCCATCTCCACGGCTGGTGGGGAGCACGAATCAGCGGGCGCGGTGTTACGACGCCTGCGGCAGGACCCTGCCTCCGTGCCTGCGGAGCTGGCCCGGCTGCGCGGAAGCAGGTTCCGCCACATGCTGGTCGTAGTCGATCAGTTCGAAGAGATCATTACTCTCGCCGGCGAGCGGGAGCGTGCCCAGTTCCTGGAGGCGCTGCATGCCTGCGTGACGCAGGATGCGAGGATCCGGGTGCTCGCCACGCTTCGTGTGGAGTTCCTGGGACAGCTCCTCGGTACGCGTCACGCCGAGTTGTTCCAGCACCCGGTCGCCATCGGCGCGCTGGGCAGGAACCAACTCGCCCAGGTGGTGGAGCGGCCCGGCGCACTCGTTGGTCTCTCCTTCGCGCCTGGCGTTGTGGAGGCCTTCGTCAACGACGTGGGCACGGACGACGCGCTGCCGCTGCTCGCGTATCTGTTGCAGGAGCTGTACTTCGCCTCCGGTCCTGGTGAGACGGTGTCGGAGGAGCTGTATCACAGCCTCGGCGGCGTCGCCGGGGCCCTCGCGCGTCAGGCTGACGACACCGTGTCGGAGCTCGGCTGCGGAGACGACGGTATCGACTTCGTACTGAAGGTGCTGCTCAGGTTCGTCACCGTGCAGGGTCAGGAAGTGGCCCGGCGCCGCGTACCGCTCGCCGAGCTGACGGCGCAGGAACGACGCGTCGTGGACGCCTTTGTCGACGCGCGCCTGCTGATGTCGGACGTACACGCGGGTCAAGATCCGTATGCCCAGGTGACGCACGAGGCTCTGTTCCGTCAGTGGGCCCCCTTGCGGCAGGAAGTCGAGGCACATACCGAGCAACTGCGTCAGCGCGCGGAGCTCGAACGATGGGCAGAGGACTGGGACCGCTCCGGACGCAGCCCCGACTACCTGCTCACCGGCGAACGGCTCACCCTGGCCCGACGATGGCTGCAGGCGCTGCAAGAGACCGGGCAGGCCTCGGGGACCGCGCAGTCTCTCGTCGAGTTCTCGCAGCGACGCGATCTCGCCTTTTGCGCCGCGTCTCGGACAGCATCGGGCAGTACGCGCTCGGCGCCGCGGAACTGCAACCGGAGCACTCGCTGCTGCTGA
- a CDS encoding WD40 repeat domain-containing protein has product MRRVSDSIGQYALGAAELQPEHSLLLTLAALGECTPTPAARRGLMTALASSHLRTQLDGHTDVVRHIAWSPDGCLLATASRDGTARLYDARSGRSLHVLPSGGTMVESVAWSSDSARVATVGREQVVRIWDATSGEPLRLLTGAADTGRQVAWSPDGRWIAATARDQATRVWNAETGDLVHELRGHRDDVWGLAWAPDSTRLASASHDQTALVWDLATGTSVTTLSGHTDFVEGIAWSPDGRLIATGSGDHTVRISDAETGELRLLVRGHTDYVWNIAWSPDGRMLASASSDRTVRIVDAHDAKVIAVLRGHTDTVWGVAWSPSGDQIVTSSTDGTARVWDLRPRGAESLLLDGHHGPVNQAAWSHDETWISTASDDGTVRVWDAATGAPSSHVIEETDRVWSTAWSPIDDRMAISTNDGLFRIVRPGQESEFDHRGAVVECVGWAPDGNRVATGDHDGTVRVWAAQDRAELSCLTGHQDWISRIAWSSSGRFLASASDDRTCRLWDVAESRQLTVLRGHDNYVDDVAWSPNEERVATAAGDWTAAVWDTATGRRIEVLKGHEGRVRAVAWSPDGRIIATGSDDRTVRIWSSATLEEIAIVGVHQDKVTSVAWSRDGTRLLTASSDGTARVWLANPDFDRLEAEARGRVFRVLSNEERRHHMLPLDP; this is encoded by the coding sequence TTGCGCCGCGTCTCGGACAGCATCGGGCAGTACGCGCTCGGCGCCGCGGAACTGCAACCGGAGCACTCGCTGCTGCTGACGCTGGCAGCGCTGGGGGAATGCACCCCGACCCCGGCTGCCAGACGCGGACTGATGACGGCTCTGGCATCCAGTCACCTGCGCACCCAACTGGACGGACACACCGACGTGGTCCGGCACATCGCATGGTCGCCGGACGGCTGCCTTCTGGCCACCGCGTCGAGAGACGGCACAGCTCGCCTATACGACGCGAGGTCGGGTCGCTCGCTGCACGTCCTCCCGTCCGGCGGCACGATGGTCGAGAGCGTGGCCTGGTCGTCGGACTCGGCCCGGGTCGCCACCGTGGGCCGCGAACAGGTCGTACGAATCTGGGACGCCACGTCGGGAGAACCACTGCGGTTGCTCACCGGCGCCGCCGACACCGGGCGACAGGTCGCCTGGTCACCCGACGGGCGCTGGATTGCCGCTACCGCACGCGACCAGGCGACGCGCGTGTGGAACGCCGAAACCGGGGATCTCGTCCACGAGCTGCGGGGACACCGGGACGACGTGTGGGGCCTCGCGTGGGCGCCGGACAGCACCCGCCTGGCCTCCGCCTCGCACGACCAGACCGCCCTGGTGTGGGACCTGGCCACCGGCACCTCGGTGACAACGCTGAGCGGCCACACCGACTTCGTGGAGGGCATCGCTTGGTCCCCGGACGGACGCCTCATAGCCACCGGCTCCGGTGACCACACGGTACGGATCTCCGATGCCGAGACCGGCGAACTGCGGCTCCTGGTACGCGGCCACACCGACTACGTCTGGAACATCGCCTGGTCACCCGACGGGCGGATGCTCGCCTCGGCCTCCTCCGACCGGACCGTACGCATCGTCGACGCGCACGACGCGAAGGTGATCGCCGTCCTGCGAGGACACACCGACACGGTCTGGGGTGTTGCGTGGTCCCCGTCGGGCGATCAGATCGTCACCAGCTCCACCGACGGCACCGCACGCGTATGGGACTTGAGGCCGCGCGGTGCCGAGAGTCTGCTTCTCGATGGGCACCACGGGCCCGTGAACCAGGCGGCCTGGTCGCACGACGAGACCTGGATTTCCACCGCGTCGGACGACGGAACGGTCCGAGTATGGGACGCCGCAACGGGCGCCCCTTCCAGCCATGTGATCGAAGAGACGGACCGCGTATGGAGCACCGCGTGGTCACCGATCGACGACCGCATGGCCATCAGCACCAACGACGGTCTCTTCCGCATCGTCCGCCCGGGTCAGGAGAGCGAGTTCGACCACCGGGGAGCTGTGGTCGAGTGTGTCGGCTGGGCCCCGGACGGCAACCGTGTCGCCACCGGAGACCACGACGGCACAGTGAGGGTGTGGGCGGCCCAAGATCGTGCAGAACTGAGTTGCCTGACGGGACATCAGGACTGGATCAGCCGAATTGCCTGGTCCTCCAGCGGCCGCTTCTTGGCCAGCGCCTCGGACGACCGCACATGCCGGCTCTGGGACGTGGCCGAATCCCGGCAGCTCACAGTGTTGCGCGGCCACGACAACTACGTCGACGATGTCGCCTGGTCCCCGAACGAGGAGCGGGTCGCCACCGCCGCCGGTGACTGGACAGCGGCCGTCTGGGACACCGCAACAGGCCGCCGCATCGAGGTCCTCAAGGGCCACGAGGGCCGCGTCCGTGCTGTCGCCTGGTCGCCGGACGGCCGGATCATCGCCACCGGGTCCGACGACCGCACCGTACGCATCTGGTCGTCGGCGACCCTTGAGGAGATCGCCATCGTCGGAGTGCACCAGGACAAGGTGACCTCGGTCGCATGGTCCCGGGACGGCACACGCCTGCTCACCGCGTCCTCCGACGGCACTGCCCGCGTATGGCTCGCCAACCCCGACTTCGACCGCCTGGAAGCGGAAGCGCGCGGCCGGGTCTTCCGCGTTCTCAGCAACGAGGAGCGGCGACACCACATGCTGCCGCTGGACCCGTGA
- a CDS encoding NIPSNAP family protein, with the protein MPRTTQLRTYTVREGMLDEWVERWRAEIVPLRVELGFAIDGAWVDRERNQFLWLISYDGPETFAERNAAYWASPERKAMNLDPDEYLVHTDDRTVEPQL; encoded by the coding sequence ATGCCCAGGACTACTCAACTGCGCACTTACACCGTCCGGGAGGGAATGCTCGACGAGTGGGTGGAGCGGTGGCGTGCGGAAATCGTGCCGCTGCGCGTGGAGTTGGGGTTCGCCATCGATGGCGCCTGGGTGGACCGGGAGCGCAATCAGTTCCTGTGGCTCATCTCGTACGACGGCCCGGAGACGTTCGCCGAACGCAACGCGGCCTACTGGGCTTCACCGGAGCGAAAGGCGATGAACCTGGACCCGGACGAGTACCTGGTGCACACCGATGACCGGACGGTCGAGCCGCAGTTGTGA
- a CDS encoding GNAT family N-acetyltransferase, with product MVVEKVRGTGIARQIHDELLRDRTEERVTLLVDRVHPKVRALYESWGYEWFGEVLPFPEVPLYDALILRRGTG from the coding sequence ATGGTCGTCGAGAAGGTTCGCGGCACGGGCATCGCCCGGCAGATCCACGATGAGCTGCTGCGTGACAGAACGGAGGAACGTGTCACGCTCCTGGTCGATCGGGTCCATCCCAAGGTCCGTGCGCTGTACGAGTCCTGGGGCTACGAGTGGTTCGGCGAAGTGCTGCCGTTTCCCGAGGTGCCTTTGTACGACGCCTTGATCCTCCGACGCGGAACTGGATGA
- a CDS encoding IS5 family transposase, with product MCTGDNSGANCSSCYSSSLTDPMWQIVRPLLPVRNLCKGGAPRKYDDRLILDSIFYVLRSGCQWRMLPRDLMPWDAAHRWFTKWRKDGIWDHVHDALRRQVREAAGRDPGPSAAVLDVQTIKSSDGGEARGYDAGKRMTGRKRHVVVDTMGLLLVVMVTSASMQDRAGGKEILRRLAASFRTVGLVWADGGYANSVDKKLLSWARETLGMVLEIVKRTDDVKGFKVLPRRWVVERTFSWLVRNRRPARDYERMTATSEAMIKVAMIRLMLARLTRSAPRWSIKEHSVQ from the coding sequence GTGTGTACAGGCGATAACTCCGGGGCCAACTGCAGCTCATGCTATTCGTCCAGCCTGACCGATCCGATGTGGCAGATTGTCAGGCCGCTACTTCCCGTGCGTAACCTGTGCAAAGGCGGAGCTCCGCGCAAGTACGACGACCGGTTGATCCTCGACTCCATCTTCTACGTGCTGCGGTCGGGCTGTCAGTGGCGCATGCTGCCACGCGACTTGATGCCATGGGATGCCGCCCATCGGTGGTTCACGAAGTGGCGTAAGGACGGCATCTGGGACCACGTTCATGACGCTCTGCGCCGACAGGTCCGCGAAGCTGCCGGACGCGACCCCGGACCCTCCGCAGCCGTGCTGGACGTGCAGACCATCAAGTCCAGCGACGGCGGTGAGGCCCGCGGGTACGACGCGGGCAAACGAATGACGGGCAGGAAGCGACACGTGGTAGTGGACACGATGGGCCTGCTGCTGGTCGTGATGGTGACCTCTGCATCCATGCAGGACCGCGCTGGTGGCAAGGAGATCCTGCGGCGTCTCGCGGCTTCATTCCGCACGGTTGGCCTGGTCTGGGCCGACGGCGGGTACGCCAACTCCGTTGACAAGAAGCTACTTTCTTGGGCTCGCGAGACCCTCGGCATGGTCCTGGAGATCGTCAAGCGCACCGACGACGTGAAGGGATTCAAAGTGTTGCCGCGACGCTGGGTGGTGGAACGCACCTTCAGTTGGCTCGTGCGCAACCGCAGGCCGGCACGGGACTACGAGCGCATGACTGCCACTTCGGAAGCGATGATCAAGGTGGCCATGATCCGTCTGATGCTGGCCAGACTCACCCGGTCGGCTCCGCGGTGGAGCATCAAAGAGCACAGCGTTCAGTAA
- a CDS encoding rhomboid-like protein: MMTDVSDSVPARSDLLGRFLRAVVQYPRRSPATLTYLALLTIGTVVVKHVLPGPTADRIFEAISTNLDNLPRHPVTTLFGSLLVLDDATWLDNLLVVGLGISVCLALLERRLGALRALGAALLAHVSATLITLVVVSIATRAETYPADSRHALDYGVSYASIAAVAAVTPLLPRRGRPWWCAVAVLYPLTAAQWYGWLPDFTTIGHISAALIGLAMGFAMFRTRSTRETAESVSSA, from the coding sequence ATGATGACCGATGTTTCGGACAGCGTCCCGGCTCGCAGCGACCTGCTCGGCCGCTTCCTACGCGCTGTCGTCCAGTACCCGCGACGCAGCCCGGCTACTCTCACCTACCTGGCGCTTCTGACTATCGGCACGGTGGTTGTCAAGCATGTGTTGCCAGGCCCGACCGCGGACCGGATATTTGAGGCTATCAGCACCAACCTGGACAACCTGCCCCGGCATCCAGTTACCACGCTCTTCGGGAGCCTGCTCGTTCTCGATGACGCCACATGGCTCGACAACCTACTGGTAGTCGGACTCGGCATCTCCGTCTGCCTCGCCCTCCTGGAACGCCGGCTCGGAGCCCTGCGCGCCCTAGGGGCAGCGTTGTTGGCCCACGTCAGCGCCACTCTCATCACATTGGTCGTCGTATCGATAGCGACCCGCGCGGAGACCTATCCGGCAGACAGCCGGCACGCGCTGGACTACGGCGTGAGCTACGCGTCCATCGCTGCCGTCGCTGCGGTCACACCACTCCTGCCGCGCCGAGGCCGCCCCTGGTGGTGCGCAGTAGCCGTGCTCTACCCCTTGACGGCAGCGCAATGGTACGGCTGGCTGCCGGACTTCACCACGATCGGCCACATCTCGGCGGCACTGATCGGATTGGCTATGGGGTTCGCCATGTTCCGGACCCGGTCAACGCGGGAAACAGCTGAATCTGTCTCCAGTGCCTGA
- a CDS encoding DUF899 family protein: protein MTATNTPPVVSRVEWLAAIDTLRTREKAHTREGDAIAAARRRLPMTEVDPSTSLVGGKGPVPLIDVFEGRTQLFVSYHMWHDGRPAAEQCEGCTFFTGQVRELSYLHQRDVTFAVFCQGPYEESDRYRRFMGWELPWYSVPAESHERLVAGRHFGMKACYLRDGDRVYETYWTTSRGVEPMAASYGILDMTVYGRQETWEDCPPGWPQPYETRGQQFRQDGRPTAQWARIAAGHDDGLHDGPAGTGSSGCCS from the coding sequence ATGACTGCAACGAACACGCCGCCCGTCGTCTCCCGTGTGGAGTGGCTGGCCGCAATCGACACCCTGCGCACCCGGGAGAAGGCGCACACCCGGGAGGGCGACGCGATCGCCGCCGCCCGGCGCCGTCTGCCCATGACCGAGGTGGACCCCTCGACCTCGCTCGTCGGAGGCAAGGGACCCGTCCCCTTGATCGACGTCTTCGAGGGACGCACCCAGCTGTTCGTGTCGTATCACATGTGGCATGACGGCCGCCCCGCCGCCGAGCAGTGTGAGGGCTGCACCTTCTTCACCGGCCAGGTCCGTGAACTGTCCTATCTGCACCAGCGTGACGTCACGTTCGCCGTCTTCTGCCAGGGGCCCTACGAGGAGTCGGACCGCTACCGCCGATTCATGGGCTGGGAGCTGCCCTGGTACTCCGTACCCGCCGAGTCCCACGAACGGCTCGTCGCCGGTCGCCACTTCGGGATGAAGGCGTGCTACCTCCGCGACGGCGACCGTGTCTACGAGACGTACTGGACCACCAGCCGCGGCGTCGAACCCATGGCGGCGTCGTACGGCATCCTGGACATGACTGTCTACGGGCGGCAGGAGACCTGGGAGGACTGCCCGCCGGGCTGGCCGCAGCCGTACGAGACCCGCGGTCAGCAGTTCCGCCAGGACGGCCGGCCGACCGCGCAATGGGCACGGATCGCCGCCGGGCACGACGACGGCCTCCACGACGGGCCGGCCGGCACGGGCAGCTCGGGCTGCTGCTCTTGA
- a CDS encoding ATP/GTP-binding protein, translating to MVSVPSPTHRAHSVTPVEQPPTPVKLVVAGGFGVGKTTTVGSISEIRPLTTEAAITEVAAGVDDLTHTPGKTTTTVAMDFGCITIDATLKLYLFGTPGQDRFGFMWDDLVEGALGGLVIVDTRRLDDCYAAVDYFEDKGIPFAVAVNAFDGEVEHDLGEVRWALDVAEHVPLVVFDARRTGSVRDALLVVLEVALSRAEAAARP from the coding sequence ATGGTCTCCGTGCCGTCCCCGACTCACCGGGCCCACTCCGTGACACCCGTTGAACAGCCTCCGACACCGGTCAAGCTGGTTGTCGCCGGCGGCTTCGGAGTGGGCAAGACCACGACCGTGGGCTCGATCTCCGAGATACGACCGCTCACCACGGAAGCCGCGATCACCGAGGTCGCGGCAGGAGTGGACGATCTCACCCACACACCGGGCAAGACCACCACCACGGTCGCCATGGACTTCGGCTGCATCACCATCGACGCGACACTGAAGCTGTACCTGTTCGGCACCCCGGGCCAGGACCGGTTCGGCTTCATGTGGGACGACCTGGTGGAGGGCGCCCTCGGCGGTCTGGTGATCGTGGACACCCGCCGACTGGACGACTGCTACGCGGCGGTGGACTACTTCGAGGACAAGGGCATCCCCTTCGCGGTGGCCGTCAACGCCTTCGACGGGGAGGTCGAGCACGACCTCGGCGAGGTGCGATGGGCACTGGACGTCGCCGAGCACGTCCCCCTCGTCGTCTTCGACGCCCGGAGGACAGGCTCGGTCCGCGACGCTCTGCTGGTCGTCCTGGAAGTCGCCCTGTCCCGCGCCGAGGCCGCCGCGAGGCCCTGA
- a CDS encoding DUF742 domain-containing protein, whose translation MAVGGPPHEAAGDAGDSPEPTGRARGIRPFLLTAGRVSGGGAAPPIPVETQLVSTAAGLSVLHSLTFEHHDIIATCRRPQSVAELAAALRLHLNVVRVLAEDLCAAGHLSIHRPNARTTQDLSVLRRVIDGLRAVPDSPGPLRDTR comes from the coding sequence ATGGCCGTCGGTGGACCACCACACGAGGCAGCGGGGGACGCCGGGGACTCGCCGGAGCCCACCGGACGCGCCCGTGGGATCCGGCCGTTCCTGCTGACCGCCGGCCGGGTGTCGGGCGGCGGCGCCGCTCCGCCCATCCCGGTAGAAACCCAGCTCGTGTCGACCGCGGCCGGGCTCTCCGTCCTCCACTCACTCACTTTCGAGCACCACGACATCATCGCGACCTGCCGACGGCCGCAGTCGGTGGCGGAACTGGCCGCCGCACTGCGACTGCACCTCAACGTGGTCCGCGTGCTGGCCGAGGACCTGTGTGCCGCAGGGCATCTGTCGATTCACCGGCCGAACGCCAGGACCACCCAGGATCTCTCCGTACTGCGAAGGGTTATCGATGGTCTCCGTGCCGTCCCCGACTCACCGGGCCCACTCCGTGACACCCGTTGA
- a CDS encoding roadblock/LC7 domain-containing protein, with the protein MTTSTADSSSERPEPTDLRAAAADFAWLLDRFATDTAGVVDAIAVSSDGLLIAVSDLREHADSERLAAIVSGLTSLAAGASGNYGLGGLDKVIIDLEGGHVLLSAIGCGAVLGVVTSKEAKLGNIAYEMTLFANRAGAALTPQLVLELKNSVGAAPAG; encoded by the coding sequence GTGACCACGTCGACAGCTGACAGCAGTTCCGAGCGGCCGGAACCGACCGATCTGCGAGCCGCCGCGGCCGATTTCGCCTGGCTGCTCGACCGGTTCGCCACCGACACCGCCGGTGTGGTCGACGCCATCGCGGTGTCGTCCGACGGCCTGCTGATCGCCGTATCCGACCTGCGCGAGCACGCCGACTCCGAGCGGCTCGCCGCGATCGTGTCCGGCCTGACGAGTCTCGCCGCGGGCGCCTCCGGCAACTACGGTCTCGGCGGCCTCGACAAGGTCATCATCGACCTGGAGGGCGGCCATGTGCTGCTGTCGGCCATCGGCTGCGGCGCCGTCCTCGGCGTGGTGACCTCCAAGGAGGCGAAGCTGGGCAACATCGCCTACGAGATGACCCTCTTCGCCAACCGGGCCGGGGCCGCGCTCACCCCCCAGCTGGTTCTGGAGCTGAAGAACAGTGTCGGCGCGGCGCCGGCCGGCTGA